In Pochonia chlamydosporia 170 chromosome 3, whole genome shotgun sequence, the following are encoded in one genomic region:
- a CDS encoding ELL-associated factor (similar to Metarhizium robertsii ARSEF 23 XP_007820018.1): protein MAGLIDPTIGGKYPVILGDGLLGKTSNDIFTGIRYNHKPALSSDEAPNHARLKPSLPGKTDSYDLSFTDDDGAYAYAGSRNTSSNQYVLHFDPERKAFILDKIDSTFNMNVTRLPGNSDPARLSRQYPHLDSKPAPAPAPSQAQRAGAKKTTTSKSTSAKSQPKEPKRKPEKKQQAKEVALSFPEPQKEKPKPKRNSFDEEEEDEDDDGGLLIEYPGADTTAKQTDFSPAFPPPRRFDDFMDQRDSEADDADGESDDEPDMDFKLPSPVNHHRPDPMEEDAPEQGHDEGEADDMEDDLEKEMEEAFEDMANSQEETPHGGDESEISEED, encoded by the exons atggctggatTGATTGACCCGACCATCGGGGGCAAGTATCCCGTCATTCTCGGTGATGGGCTCCTAGGAAAGACGTCCAACGATATCTTCACCGGCATTAGAT ATAACCACAAACCCGCCCTCTCTTCCGACGAAGCCCCCAACCACGCCCGCCTCAAGCCCTCGCTCCCCGGCAAAACCGACTCGTACGACCTATCCTtcaccgacgacgacggcgcaTATGCCTACGCCGGCTCAAGaaacaccagcagcaaccaaTATGTCCTGCACTTCGACCCAGAGCGCAAGGCCTTTATCCTCGACAAGATCGACTCCACATTCAACATGAACGTCACCCGCCTCCCTGGCAACTCCGATCCAGCTCGCCTAAGTCGCCAGTATCCTCACCTCGACAGCAAACCAgccccagcaccagcaccatcacaGGCCCAACGAGCGGGTGCCAAAAAGACCACCACCTCAAAATCCACCAGTGCTAAATCGCAACCCAAAGAACCCAAGCGGAAGCCGGAAAAGAAGCAACAAGCCAAAGAGGTGGCGCTCTCGTTCCCCGAACCACAAAAGgagaagcccaagcccaaacGCAATTcctttgatgaagaggaggaagatgaggacgatgacggGGGTCTGCTCATCGAGTATCCTGGTGCGGATACGACTGCGAAGCAAACTGATTTCTCGCCGGCGTTTCCGCCCCCAAGGCGGTTCGACGACTTTATGGATCAGCGGGACTCGGAGGCAGATGATGCGGATGGGGAGAGTGACGATgagccagacatggactttaAGCTACCTAGTCCGGTAAATCATCATCGCCCGGATCCcatggaggaggatgctCCGGAGCAAGGGCACGATGAAGGCGAGGCggatgacatggaggatgatttggagaagGAAATGGAGGAGGCGTTTGAGGATATGGCGAACAGCCAGGAGGAGACGCCGCATGGGGGGGATGAGAGTGAGATTAGTGAAGAGGACTAG